In Sphingomonas sp., a single window of DNA contains:
- a CDS encoding Gfo/Idh/MocA family oxidoreductase: MIRHPLKLGMVGGGEGAFIGAVHRMAAALDGDWRLTAGAFSTDAGKNARTGDLLGLDPARVYATYEALLAGEAALSENERIDAVAIVTPNHLHAPVAIAALNAGFHVFCEKPMAMNSDEARAIAAAARDSGKQFALAFTYSGYPLVEEARARVARGDFGAIRLVQVEYIQGWLSGSLDTEGNKQAEWRTDPARAGLGGCLGDIGTHAFHLAELVSGLRVETLSAELATHVPGRRLDDDVSALLRFEGGARGTLKATQVAAGEENGLRLRIHGKRGGLEWAQMEPNTLTLRWLDRPTEVLRAGGPGLGESTTPLLRTPAGHPEGYIEAFANLYRGFARIVRGDSAQVPGVADGLRTMAFVEAMIANAKADTKWTEIVTGERT; the protein is encoded by the coding sequence ATGATCCGGCATCCGCTGAAACTCGGCATGGTCGGCGGCGGCGAAGGCGCGTTCATCGGCGCCGTGCACCGCATGGCGGCGGCGCTCGACGGCGACTGGCGGCTTACCGCCGGCGCCTTCAGCACCGATGCCGGCAAGAACGCCCGCACCGGTGACCTGCTGGGGCTCGATCCGGCGCGCGTCTACGCGACCTATGAGGCGCTGCTCGCGGGCGAAGCGGCGCTGTCGGAGAACGAGCGCATCGACGCGGTCGCGATCGTCACCCCGAACCACCTCCACGCACCCGTCGCGATCGCCGCGCTGAACGCCGGCTTCCACGTCTTCTGCGAAAAGCCGATGGCGATGAACAGCGACGAGGCCCGCGCCATCGCCGCCGCCGCGCGAGACAGCGGCAAGCAGTTCGCGCTCGCCTTCACCTATAGCGGCTATCCGCTGGTCGAGGAGGCGCGCGCCCGCGTCGCCCGCGGCGACTTCGGTGCGATCCGGCTGGTGCAGGTGGAATATATCCAGGGCTGGCTGAGCGGATCGCTCGACACCGAAGGCAACAAGCAGGCCGAGTGGCGCACCGATCCGGCGCGTGCCGGTCTCGGCGGCTGCCTCGGCGACATCGGCACCCACGCCTTCCACTTGGCCGAACTGGTCTCTGGCTTGCGCGTCGAGACGCTGTCGGCCGAACTGGCGACCCATGTCCCCGGCCGGCGCCTGGACGACGATGTCAGCGCGCTGCTCCGCTTCGAGGGCGGCGCGCGCGGCACGCTCAAGGCCACCCAGGTCGCCGCCGGTGAGGAAAACGGGCTGCGCCTGCGCATCCATGGCAAGCGCGGCGGGCTGGAATGGGCGCAGATGGAGCCGAACACGCTCACCCTGCGCTGGCTCGATCGCCCCACGGAGGTTCTCCGCGCCGGCGGACCGGGCCTGGGCGAGAGCACCACGCCCCTGCTCCGTACACCTGCCGGACATCCGGAAGGGTATATCGAAGCGTTTGCAAACCTTTATCGTGGGTTCGCACGCATTGTTCGCGGCGATTCGGCACAGGTGCCGGGCGTCGCGGACGGATTGCGGACGATGGCCTTTGTCGAGGCGATGATCGCCAATGCGAAGGCCGACACCAAATGGACCGAGATCGTAACCGGAGAGCGTACATGA
- a CDS encoding c-type cytochrome: MKFWIGLAATAALTASAPAWAQTAPPAFAACKACHTVEKGGKNGVGPNLNGVVGRPAASAPGFNYSTALKNSKLTWDPATLDQFIAAPMKKVPGTRMPIGMADPAKRQQIIAYLKAMSGK; encoded by the coding sequence ATGAAGTTCTGGATTGGCCTTGCCGCAACCGCGGCGCTGACGGCGAGCGCGCCCGCCTGGGCGCAGACCGCCCCGCCCGCCTTTGCCGCGTGCAAGGCGTGCCACACCGTCGAGAAGGGCGGCAAGAACGGCGTCGGCCCGAACCTCAACGGCGTGGTCGGTCGCCCGGCGGCTTCGGCGCCCGGCTTCAACTATTCGACCGCGCTCAAGAATTCGAAGCTGACCTGGGATCCGGCGACGCTCGACCAGTTCATTGCCGCGCCGATGAAGAAGGTGCCGGGCACCCGCATGCCGATCGGCATGGCCGATCCGGCCAAGCGCCAGCAGATCATCGCCTATCTGAAGGCGATGAGCGGCAAATGA
- a CDS encoding TIM barrel protein, producing the protein MSVTRRTVLAGATAMPLVASSARGQSNAARFSLHFAPHEGSFASRGNRLEQIAFAADQGFTAWEDNEAAGRTVDEQVAMAKALSSRGMTMGVFVASMPKWGQSRPILGANDGGEREAFLADIRAAIDVAKRLNATRMTVVTGFLDPKVPLDIQTARVIDLMRRAGDLVAPHGMALVMEPLNTRTNHPGVYMQSIAQGYAVARGANSPGVKILADLYHEQIQSGNLIPVLDTCWSEIGYIQFGDNPGRNEPGTGEINFTNIVRWLRERKYAGTIGMEHGNSVKGRAGEERLIAAYRTIDAV; encoded by the coding sequence ATGAGCGTGACGCGCCGCACCGTATTGGCCGGCGCGACGGCGATGCCCCTGGTGGCATCCTCGGCGCGCGGCCAGTCGAATGCGGCGCGGTTCTCGCTTCATTTTGCGCCGCACGAGGGCAGCTTCGCCAGCCGCGGCAACCGGCTGGAGCAGATCGCCTTCGCCGCCGACCAGGGCTTCACCGCCTGGGAGGACAATGAGGCGGCCGGCCGCACCGTCGACGAGCAGGTGGCGATGGCCAAGGCGCTGTCCAGCCGCGGCATGACGATGGGCGTGTTCGTCGCCTCGATGCCCAAATGGGGGCAGTCTCGGCCGATCCTGGGCGCGAACGACGGCGGCGAGCGCGAGGCGTTCCTGGCGGACATTCGCGCCGCGATCGACGTCGCCAAGCGGCTGAATGCCACGCGGATGACGGTGGTCACCGGCTTCCTCGATCCCAAGGTGCCGCTCGACATCCAGACCGCGCGGGTGATCGACCTGATGCGCCGCGCCGGCGACCTCGTCGCACCGCACGGGATGGCGCTGGTGATGGAGCCGCTCAACACCCGCACCAACCATCCGGGCGTCTACATGCAGAGCATCGCGCAGGGCTATGCGGTTGCGCGCGGGGCGAACAGCCCGGGGGTGAAGATCCTCGCCGACCTGTATCACGAGCAGATCCAGTCCGGGAACCTGATCCCGGTGCTCGACACCTGCTGGAGCGAGATCGGCTATATCCAGTTCGGCGACAATCCCGGACGCAACGAGCCGGGAACCGGCGAAATCAATTTCACGAACATCGTCCGCTGGCTGCGCGAGCGGAAATATGCCGGAACGATCGGCATGGAACATGGCAATTCGGTTAAAGGGCGCGCGGGCGAGGAGCGGCTGATCGCCGCTTATCGCACGATCGACGCCGTCTGA
- a CDS encoding DUF1080 domain-containing protein, with the protein MSRRTSVLLAGLAALAATPAAAQEKPGFKDTPILPGGGNWHVHDSDRPYPSVVTPAAQPGGAPSDAIVLFDGRSLDAWTAQRKLWPVANGILTVPTRASSGGENALVSKQSFGDVQLHLEFRSPNPPTKSSQDRGNSGIWFMQRYEIQILDGYQNPTYADGTVGGVYGWKPPLVNPSRKPGEWQSYDVVFERPRFAADGKLLRPAYITAFLNGVLVQNHQAMLGTTNWRHVAEYTAHADALPIQLQDHDSPVSFRNIWVRPLPEAAIAQDLPGDRK; encoded by the coding sequence ATGTCGAGACGCACAAGCGTGCTGCTCGCGGGTCTGGCGGCACTAGCCGCGACGCCCGCTGCGGCACAGGAAAAGCCGGGGTTCAAGGACACCCCGATCCTGCCGGGCGGCGGGAACTGGCACGTCCATGACTCGGACCGCCCCTACCCCAGCGTGGTCACCCCCGCGGCGCAGCCCGGCGGCGCGCCCTCGGATGCTATCGTGCTGTTCGACGGCCGCTCGCTCGATGCCTGGACCGCGCAGCGCAAGCTGTGGCCGGTGGCGAACGGCATCCTCACCGTACCGACGCGTGCGAGCAGCGGCGGCGAGAATGCGCTGGTCTCCAAGCAGAGCTTCGGCGACGTGCAGCTCCACCTCGAGTTCCGCTCGCCCAATCCGCCGACCAAGAGCTCGCAGGATCGCGGCAATAGCGGCATCTGGTTCATGCAGCGCTACGAGATCCAGATCCTCGACGGCTATCAGAACCCCACCTATGCCGATGGCACGGTAGGCGGCGTCTATGGCTGGAAGCCGCCGCTGGTGAACCCGTCGCGCAAGCCCGGCGAATGGCAGAGCTATGACGTGGTGTTCGAGCGCCCCCGTTTCGCCGCCGACGGCAAGCTGCTGCGCCCGGCCTATATCACCGCCTTCCTCAACGGCGTGCTGGTGCAGAACCACCAAGCCATGCTCGGCACCACCAACTGGCGCCATGTCGCCGAATATACCGCGCACGCCGATGCCCTGCCGATCCAGCTGCAGGACCATGACTCGCCGGTGTCGTTCCGCAACATCTGGGTGCGCCCGCTGCCCGAAGCGGCGATCGCGCAGGACCTTCCGGGAGACCGCAAATGA
- a CDS encoding gluconate 2-dehydrogenase subunit 3 family protein, whose amino-acid sequence MNIDRRAALTGVLAMFGAGVFAPIARAAQMTATQLIPEGPPSVAVFNPAQRALMTALSERVIPTTDTPGAIAAGVPAFIEKLLADWAMPDDRMPIVAGLDAIEARSQQDYKVSAAKSTPAQQDALLTLAMNGQIAGGKTFFEAFRQLVITGYYTSEIGITQEREYLPVPGEYNGAFPYSQVNKVYSA is encoded by the coding sequence ATGAACATCGACCGTCGCGCCGCGCTCACCGGCGTGCTCGCCATGTTCGGGGCGGGTGTGTTCGCCCCCATCGCCCGCGCCGCGCAGATGACTGCGACGCAGCTGATCCCGGAGGGACCGCCCAGCGTTGCCGTGTTCAACCCCGCCCAGCGCGCGCTGATGACCGCGCTGAGCGAGCGGGTGATCCCCACCACCGACACGCCGGGCGCGATCGCCGCGGGCGTTCCCGCCTTCATCGAGAAGCTGCTCGCCGACTGGGCGATGCCGGACGACCGCATGCCGATCGTCGCCGGGCTCGATGCGATCGAGGCGCGTTCGCAGCAGGACTACAAGGTCTCGGCCGCCAAGTCGACGCCGGCGCAGCAGGACGCGCTGCTCACGCTGGCGATGAACGGCCAGATCGCAGGTGGCAAGACCTTCTTCGAGGCGTTCCGCCAGTTGGTGATCACGGGCTATTACACCTCGGAGATCGGCATCACCCAGGAACGCGAATATCTGCCGGTGCCGGGCGAATATAACGGCGCCTTCCCCTATTCTCAGGTCAACAAGGTGTACAGCGCATGA
- a CDS encoding sugar phosphate isomerase/epimerase produces the protein MMITRRTLLAGAGGVTALALMDRLIPQAFAAQIPAVGIQLYTVREIFQKDPVGTLQAIAKIGYREIEFGGGGYDSMDPAMLRRTMDQAGLRCPSLHIGYDALLGQFDKSVAMARTLGAKTVILPYMTDEHRTEAGWNAALPNFNKFARDLKKAGFDFAYHNHDFEFTNKPGGVSLYDRFLKATDPAMVKVELDLYWAKRAGQDLGGLIDRLNKRLYSYHVKDMRADGSMAAVGTGTIDFAALFKRPSSAGVHHFYVENDEAPAPYLPDITTSFKTLQALRF, from the coding sequence ATGATGATCACCCGTCGTACCCTGCTCGCCGGTGCGGGCGGCGTCACCGCCCTCGCACTGATGGATCGCCTGATCCCGCAGGCCTTCGCGGCGCAGATCCCCGCGGTGGGCATCCAGCTTTACACTGTGCGCGAGATCTTCCAAAAGGACCCGGTCGGCACGCTCCAGGCGATCGCGAAGATCGGCTATCGCGAGATCGAGTTCGGCGGTGGCGGCTATGACAGCATGGACCCGGCGATGCTCCGCCGGACCATGGATCAGGCCGGCCTGCGCTGCCCGTCGCTCCACATCGGCTATGACGCGCTGCTCGGCCAGTTCGACAAGTCGGTAGCGATGGCGCGCACGCTCGGCGCCAAGACGGTAATCCTGCCCTACATGACCGACGAGCATCGCACCGAGGCCGGCTGGAACGCGGCGCTGCCGAACTTCAACAAGTTCGCCCGCGACCTTAAAAAGGCAGGCTTCGACTTCGCCTATCACAATCACGACTTCGAGTTCACCAACAAGCCCGGCGGGGTCAGCCTCTACGACCGGTTCCTCAAGGCGACCGATCCCGCGATGGTGAAGGTGGAACTCGACCTCTATTGGGCCAAGCGCGCCGGCCAGGACCTGGGCGGGCTGATCGACCGGCTCAACAAGCGGCTCTATTCCTACCACGTCAAGGACATGCGCGCCGATGGCAGCATGGCCGCGGTCGGTACCGGCACGATCGACTTCGCGGCGCTGTTCAAACGCCCGTCCAGTGCGGGCGTGCACCATTTCTATGTCGAGAATGACGAGGCGCCCGCGCCCTATCTTCCGGACATCACTACCAGCTTCAAGACGCTGCAAGCGCTGCGCTTCTAA
- a CDS encoding GMC family oxidoreductase produces MAATNRFDAIVIGSGVSGGFAAKELTQKGLRVLMLDRGRMVEHGEGYPYDGKPAYEVPAHNIMPKPLQERDYFIAKRGYVQPSNMGFYNNDRMNPYAFDEGSKFYWIRPGAVGGKSLIWGRWSFRWAPEDFDANKREGVDGAWPIGYDDIAPWYAKVEDYIGVSGSRENLPYLPDSNFQPPMPMNVAEKWLKERLESKFPGRKLINTRLSNMTEDKPDQGRTKCQFRNQCGNGCSFGAYFSTQAVTLPAARATGKLTLQSDAVVTNLEYDAAKKRVTGVRYVDAKTGQAQVVNADLVFLCASAMGSNQILLNSRAQGSERSHFDSSGTLGRYVMDHIFRVGIDGEIPGMTDLIEYGRRPGGVYIPRFRNVGGEEGVGFKRGYGYQGSAWRQPAGPVGFGAEMKHGMRRYGPWRFSMGAFGECLPYKDNHVSLHPSKVDRFGVPLMRFDVTFRENELKLIADAKVQGEAMLRAAGLQNVTSNEGEHVPGDAIHEMGGARMGTDPRNSVLNGFSQAHDAPNLYVTDGAQMASASCVNPSLTFMALTMRAADHAVKQLRG; encoded by the coding sequence ATGGCTGCAACCAACAGGTTCGATGCGATCGTCATCGGCTCGGGCGTTAGCGGCGGCTTTGCCGCCAAGGAACTGACGCAAAAGGGCCTCCGCGTCCTGATGCTCGACCGCGGCCGCATGGTCGAGCATGGCGAAGGCTATCCGTATGACGGCAAGCCCGCCTATGAGGTGCCCGCGCACAACATTATGCCCAAGCCGCTGCAGGAGCGCGATTATTTCATCGCCAAGCGCGGCTATGTGCAGCCCAGCAACATGGGCTTCTACAATAACGATCGCATGAACCCCTATGCGTTCGACGAGGGCAGCAAATTCTACTGGATCCGCCCCGGTGCGGTGGGTGGCAAGTCGCTGATCTGGGGCCGCTGGAGCTTCCGCTGGGCGCCCGAGGATTTCGACGCGAACAAGCGGGAGGGCGTCGATGGCGCCTGGCCGATCGGCTATGACGACATCGCGCCCTGGTACGCCAAGGTCGAGGATTATATCGGCGTCTCGGGCTCGCGCGAGAACCTGCCCTATCTGCCCGACAGCAACTTCCAGCCGCCGATGCCGATGAACGTCGCCGAGAAGTGGCTGAAGGAACGGCTGGAATCCAAGTTCCCGGGCCGCAAGCTGATCAACACCCGCCTCTCGAACATGACCGAGGACAAGCCCGACCAGGGCCGCACCAAGTGCCAGTTCCGCAACCAGTGCGGCAATGGCTGTTCGTTCGGCGCCTATTTCTCGACCCAGGCGGTCACCCTCCCCGCCGCCCGCGCGACCGGCAAGCTGACGCTCCAGTCGGACGCGGTGGTGACCAACCTCGAATATGACGCAGCGAAGAAGCGCGTCACCGGCGTGCGCTATGTCGATGCCAAGACCGGCCAGGCGCAGGTCGTGAATGCCGACCTCGTCTTCCTCTGCGCTTCGGCGATGGGATCGAACCAGATCCTGCTCAACTCGCGCGCCCAGGGCAGTGAGCGCAGCCATTTCGACAGCAGCGGCACGCTGGGCCGCTATGTCATGGACCATATCTTCCGCGTCGGCATCGACGGCGAGATTCCGGGCATGACCGACCTGATCGAATATGGCCGGCGCCCGGGCGGCGTCTACATCCCCCGCTTCCGCAACGTCGGCGGCGAGGAAGGCGTGGGCTTCAAGCGCGGCTATGGCTATCAGGGCAGCGCTTGGCGCCAGCCCGCGGGCCCGGTGGGCTTCGGTGCCGAGATGAAGCACGGCATGCGTCGCTACGGCCCCTGGCGGTTCAGCATGGGCGCGTTCGGCGAATGCCTGCCCTACAAGGACAACCATGTCTCGCTGCACCCCAGCAAGGTCGATCGTTTCGGGGTGCCGCTGATGCGCTTCGACGTGACCTTCCGCGAGAACGAACTGAAGCTGATCGCCGACGCCAAGGTGCAGGGCGAGGCGATGCTGCGCGCTGCCGGTCTGCAGAACGTGACGAGCAACGAGGGCGAGCATGTCCCCGGCGACGCCATCCACGAAATGGGCGGCGCGCGCATGGGCACCGATCCGCGTAATTCGGTGCTAAACGGCTTCAGCCAGGCGCACGATGCGCCCAACCTCTACGTCACCGACGGCGCCCAGATGGCCTCGGCCTCCTGCGTCAACCCGTCGCTGACCTTCATGGCGCTGACGATGCGCGCCGCGGACCACGCGGTGAAGCAGCTGCGGGGCTAA